Sequence from the Hemibagrus wyckioides isolate EC202008001 linkage group LG28, SWU_Hwy_1.0, whole genome shotgun sequence genome:
CCCATGGTTCAGGATCTCAGAGtttagaggaaaaaagaaaaaaatagaaaacattacaggctttaaatgtaattcatgttttaatatatatatatatatatatatagtatacagAGGAATGATTTATGGAGCACTAGTAAAAGTTCAACTTTTAGCTTAAATGCAGTACAGTAGTGTTGAAATAAAAATTCTCTCAATTTTTATAGAATTCCTTAGAAAAACTGGCAACTTTGATGATTTGTGATAAGCTCATACATCTAAAGTGAATATTTATGTGCTGTGAACCTAAATGTCCATATTCATGGAAAACAACAAATCTCATTCCTCTGCTAATAGCTGCACTCATCTGTGCCTCTGCCCGAGCTTCTCATTCCTGCCAGGCCCTGATGCAATTACACCCCCACATCTGCAGGGGGCACCCTCCTTCTCAGGGCCCGGTGCTCCTCGTTCACGCTTAATCAATCATGGTGCGTGGGTAATGACTCCCCGCTGCTCCCCTAATGTCTTCTGGCAGGAGGCAGCGCCGTGAGCGCCGAGCTCACGCAGCCACACATATGGCCACCGCGAGTGAGTGACAGGACCCCTTTTGCGCGCTACAGAAGCCATCAGTGGAGCATACACAGACACGAGCACGAGGACACACACATGCCGGCGGCTAGAGATGGAAAAGGAGGAGGGAGCGAAGTGCCGCTTGGccagttctttttcttcttctttttcctctctcacttTAATTCTCAGAGTGAGATGTCAAGAACAATACAAGGAGAGCAAAGTgacattttccaaaaaaatatttagggCTTAGGTCTATGGAAAAATACAGGCACATTTTACTGTATGCATTGCTTCATTATTGATTATTGAGAtacatttttaacatatttttctAATAATATTACAGAAGAGTTtactaataaatgtaaaaatgaaagaatccttccttccttcctcttgcCAAAATATACACGTTGGACCTAATAGTTATctgttatttattgttatttatttcactaaCGGAATCTGGCCAGCAACAGCTGAAAAGCTcctttttacttttacagaatTTTTAAGAAGCTTTTAAAGTCGAAGGCTTTTGTAATAATCTGCGATGTAGAAACGGTCAAAGTGTAGCAGAGGGAAGACAAGTGCATTCGTTTAATATATTCAGTGCTCTGTGTAAagcataaatgaacaaaaacttGACTTTGCGTACTCAAAAATTGCtaaattatttctaaacaaCAACGCACTGATGTAACAAGAATTTCTATACCTTTTTTGTGTGAGAATGAACTATTCAAGATTCAAAaaacttttaatttattaatatattattaatataatacttattataaataaattattaatataatactttatattaatccccagggggaaattcctttgccatgttatagttgctctaataaaaatataagagagaaagaaagaaatatatatactccattatataaagtgtaaaatagaataaataaatatgaatactgtacaaataatagtgTTGAACTGGTGCACACAGCATAGGCCCTGGTAAGAGAATTGATTTCCCAGTTTAGGTTCCACCAATTCTgactaaaacaaaaaacaaacttgtCACCATTTAGATAACTTGGGCACTTACCCAGCATGATAGGATGGGTGCTAGTTAGATACTTAACTTTATTATGTTGGTTTAAATGTTTCTAGGGAACAGTggtatattactgtatacacagatAATCTGGTGTATAATATACCCATTAATCTATTAAACTGTTGAGAACAAGACATAAGctttgaaatataaaatataaatgaacttCTGTTGATTTTGATCACAGGGAAGCGTGAACACTGTCCATCTTCATAGAGTTAGCATAGAGTTAATACTGCTGTTAATGGTCGAAACTGCACAAACCACGACCACAGTGGACTCTCTGTCTCAAATTCACTTTTCATGGAGTACAAGCGGATGACGAGACAATTAAtggcagggttgccagattgggccaGTTTTAAAGCAAGTAATTAGAAGCATATTTTATCTAtgttcaccaaaaaaaaaaaagtgtaagggCAGATAGAGGGTTTATGATACACAGCAGATCAGGAGAGGGAAATAAACGAATAGGGGCAAAAAAGGTGTAATATCTGTATATCAGTGCTGAGTAAGactaagaaaaaaattatactatatatctcttattttttacatttttgggCTAGATTCAGAATGTTTGTGAGTTTTTAGTTGTAGTTGGACTCGAAATTTTGTTAACTATGGTTAATGATATTCCCTTGAACACAGATGAACAAAGATGCGTCTAAAACATTTGAAACACACGCGGCTAGACTTTATGCTTAATGACCGCGGGTGAGTGTGCAAGTGAGAGAGGAGGCAAGAAAGTTGATAAATGAATTGATTTAAATTTCTTTATGTATCTCATTATCATTCagatatctatccatccatttttataCCACTTATCCAACACAGGGTTCTGGGGAACCTacagcctatcccaggggacttggggcacatGGGACACCTTGGACAGAGTGCTAACCCATTGCAGggctcaatcacacacactatggacaatttagagattccTACAGTGCACAGCGCATGTCTTGAATGGGGggaaccagagtacccagaggaaaccccaaaaggctggggagaacatgtaaacgcCACTCACACAGGGCTAAGTTGGGAATTGAACCCCCTGGAGGTTCGAgacaaatgtgctaaccactagaAAAATTCCTTCCCAGACAATGAAGCAAATGTGGTGTGAGTATTATTTCCAATAAATTGCTCAAAAATGTGTTTGATGCGATGCATATCTAAATTTGTAAATAAGTATGATCACCTAAGTACAATATTGTAttctttattgttgttgttgtagactCCATACCTTGCTGTGTTACCATTATAAATATTCGACAAATCCAGGTGATTTTGATATATTTGTCTACAACAAGGACCTGTACAGTTTCACAAAGTTTGCCTCTATGAAGTGGCTCAATTAGGTGCTTTGAAAAAGTCCACTGGGGATTGGTATGCAGTAGAGACTGGCAGAAGCCCATCTGTCCAGCCAAAAGGCCGTCTGATTTATGTTTCAGGCTTGTTGTTGCTGCCACACTCTAtcttttatctttctctcttcagtTGCAGTCACAGTGAAGTAGCTTTGGCTCTCAAAGAGCAATCCATCATCTGTTTAGCATGCCTCATCAACATTGGGTACATTGTCGCGCTAACACCAAGGTTGGCTTTTTTTATGTTGTACTGCCATATGTCTGAGGTATATAAAGCAGACCcaattaaaaagaataaaactgcATTTATAACAGATACAGTACCTTCGTGTATTTACACACTGCAAAATAAAATTGGCCTCAGATTGAATTTCAGTAACATCCTGCTTATGCAGATCTAGAGTAGAAGAATCaggatttttcatttttattgtttgcagattaattaatatattgtgTGGAAATTCACTATGTATGAAGTTAAAAGCTAAGAACCAGTACTAAAACACCTCATCTTAATATAACACAGCTGCTCCATAACACAAATCAATGTAGTAATGTTTATTGAAATTGATCAAAATGAATGATATGAATGATAATATTTATTAGCAACACGGTTCTGGGCTTTTATTATTGGCATTCGTATAACTGTTATAAATGGGAGATATAGTGCAGTTAAAGGGATACTCATATTTAAACCAcggtaattattttattttatttctagcCATTTCTATAGATCGTAGTAGTCTATGTGCAATTacgacagattttttttaacacatcacacattactGATCatagaaaataatagaaatCCAGTTTACTCAGAATGGAAGTCTAAGGGCAGTGTAATAAGACAGATGTGAGAAAACGTCTCACCAAAGCTCTCGAGCAAGCATCCAACTTTCCAAATGTACAATAAAAGGTCATTCTGGGTATGTAGGATTTCTAAACGATTTCTAAAAGGCACATTAACGATATTGCTCACACAACTGCACTGTTCACATCTCAATGAAAAATTAGGAATTCATGAAAGCATAACAAAAACCTTTCAGCTGCCAGTAAACATCCATTATAACAAAGaggttttcatttttatttctcattattaATGAAAGGAAACCTAAATTACTGTCTGTTACACATGCAACAGATGTGTGAAGATATTAGGCttgagagggggaaaaaaaacaaaacaaaacaacttttcatttaatatgaagctcagtAATGGTTGCATGGAAGAACTATGCAACATTTACTCCATGGACTCAGTTAGAATGGATCACATAACAGCATTattgcagaaaaaaatgaaatggcaTCTGAATTTGAAAATGGCATCACGGATGCTGCGAGTTGAGCCTAAAAGCTGCATGTAACCCAAAATgccatcactcactcaatgaggCCTTCGTCTGCCATCCTCAGTTCACAGCACAGCTAGCTGATTCAATTAATGTTCTTTCCTTCCCTCTGCTCCACCGCAGTTTAATAGCGATTCTATACCAAGCTCCCTCAATGTTCCATGAAATTGGGCCAGATTGCAGCGTCGTTTAATTAAGGCAATCCTTGTTGCGTTGAAATTGCTTCTCATGTAATTATTTGTCTTCTTCTCCACTTTCAATGGTTTCTTTTTAAACCTTTACTACACTTTTCTTTCACACCTAGCACAACAGTAAAGAAACTACATTCTCAGCAACCAAGTACTGTTCCtgatcctttttctttttttttccccccaccggTATCAAGCTCTTGCCACTGCGCTGCTTCCTAAGGCTAATTTTTTTAGCTTTAGTGAAAGGACCAAAACGATGTAGTGAACTTTCAAGATCCATTCATTAATCGTTGATTGTCGTAGCATGTAAGATACATGTATGGTACAGTTACCAGAAGTGTTTTCATCAACAATTAGccctttaaaatgatttttgcgTGACTAATCAGAGAGATACGGTATATCTGTACGTATCTTCCTAACTAAGGGCATAGTTCgaaacaattcaattcagttttatctgtgtagtgcttttaacaatgggcttTGTTACAAAAAGCAgcttaacaaaaacaaataatttccAGATATAAGTTTTAAAATGGATAGATTTATCcgtaatgagcaagcctgaagcaactgtggcaaggaaacaCTTTGACACGActtgaggaagaaactttggagaggaaccagactcaaaagggaactcatcctccTCTGGGTGACATCGGACAGTACAATTACAAATTATCTTCTATAACTGTATACTATATAGTCAAAAAGTACAATTATGCAAAAAGCAACTTTCTGCTTTGATTCAGCTTTACTGTACAATTCGTGTGGAGATGTCCTCCCAGTGTCTGTCAGTTTCCTCTGGGTTAATACCATGTCCCAAAACACAAAAGTTGACCCTAGGTGTAAATGAGTGCATGGCCTCCCTGTGATAGACACCCACGGCGTGGTCCTCCCTCTAACCTAAGCTCCGGATATTGCCATTGCCATTGCCTTGCTCAGCTAATCTTGTAGAGTTAAGGttcacagatagacagagaaataATTAAAGTGTTatctatatttctattttatgaTTAAAACTAGCAGACTAGTGTAAAGTCGCCCAGTTTAAATCTCAGGGAAGTTAGAGACACTGTTCACCTCtggagcaagacccttaacttTTAACTGCACAAATCAATGAACACGAATTTGACTCTCACTTACTGAGTCTGTTAAATGAATTACACGATAAACAGTAAGTTTAAAGTTAGTTTTCCCCCTTACCAAATGCTGGAAATACgtagttttaattataattttaccTATATTTTATGTTAAACAAATTCAGCCAGGTGAACACTCTAATCCCGAGGCCTACATTTTCACCAACACTTTATCAGATTATCTAATTCCATTTTGTTCTTATTCTCATGCGTTAgaattttttcttcattttttgtgGTTTTCATTTCCCTCACCTCTACTACCAATAGTAgccatcatttttaaaaatgtcaatacTTTTCAATGATATATTTCCCTTAAGTAATCCTTGCATAAACTTTAAATTCAAATATATTCACAGATCAatatatgatttattattttatgagaACACTGATTTAACATCTctttatgacaaaaaaaaaaaggaaataatgaTCGTGTTACACATTACTAGTGTTTGTTCAGGCAGTAAAAGAACTAAATGACCCTTGGCTCATATTTCATCAAAATTGTATTCCCAGGTTTCATACATGATTAAGTAAAATCGATTCTTAGTAATGGATTCAACATTTTAGAAAATGATCAGGTATTAGAACGTTTAAAACAATAGCTCCATCTGCTGGATGAAACATCTCATGTTTTTACTAACttaaatatttctgaaatataATGCTATAGGTTACATATTCTTTTAAACAAGTTAGACCTctagtatttattttaaatactatttttagtatttattatgTACATCCAAACTGTTGTAATAACCAAGCCACAGAATTGTTcagatattcatttttttaattcccATTTTTACAAGTTGATCTTTTGAATTcataaaagaaagtaaaaggTTTACTGTATTACTGAGTCACATGTCTAAAGCATAGATTCTATTAGGAATAATGATTACccagaatattttatataatttcaaTTGAGAATCATTTTGCTTTGTGTAATCTGGACAGTGAAGGCAGACAATTCAGTTCATTTTGTGTAGCTGTGTGAGaattaatataaaactgctGAATGATTTCGTTAGGTAAAAATGAGCACAGAGATCCAAGTTGACAAAGTTAAACATTTATTAGAAAGTTTGAAAGTACAAAGGCTGAGTTGTTAACTGTTAACTTTTGACATGGATGCCAAGGAACAGAAAAGACATGGAAAATGTGAAAGATTAACAGATCTTTATGCCAACTCCTCTTCTGCCTCTTCCTCAAACTCACCCTCCTCTTCAGCTGTGGCATCCTGGTACTGCTGGTACTCAGACACCAGGTCATTCATGTTGCTCTCTGCCTCAGTGAACTCCATCTCATCCATTCCTTCTCCTGTGTACCAATGCAGGAAGGCCTTTCTTCTGAACATGGCCGTGAACTGCTCAGAGATGCGCTTGAACAGCTCCTGGATGGCCGTGCTGTTGCCAATGAAAGTGGCAGCCATCTTGAGCCCTCTTGGTGGGATGTCGCATACAGCAGTTTTGACATTGTTTGGGATCCACTCTACAAaatagctgctgtttttgttctgCACATTGAGCATCTGCTCATCAACCTCTTTCATGGACATGCGGCCCCGGAAGACAGCAGCCACCGTCAGGTACCGGCCATGGCGTGGGTCACACGCTGCCATCATATTCTTGGCATCAAACATCTGCTGTGTTAATTCGGGCACAGTGAGCGCACGGTACTGCTGGCTCCCTCTGCTGGTGAGTGGGGCGAAACCAGGCATGAAGAAGTGCAGACGAGGGAAGGGCACCATATTGACAGCCAGTTTTCGCAGGTCAGCATTGAGCTGTCCAGGGAAACGGAGGCAGGTGGTCACACCGCTCATGGTGGCAGACACAAGATGGTTCAGATCACCATACGTAGGAGTCGTGAGCTTTAAAGTGCGGAAACAGATGTCATAAAGTGCTTCATTGTCAATGCAGTATGTCTCATCAGTGTTCTCCACCAGCTGGTGCACAGACAGAGTGGCATTGTAGGGCTCCACCACAGTGTCAGAGACTTTAGGAGATGGCACAACACTGAAAGTGTTCATGATGCGGTCAGGATACTCCTCACGAATCTTACTGATGAGCAGCGTGCCCATGCCTGAGCCAGTGCCCCCACCCAGGGAGTGAGTGAGCTGGAAGCCCTGTAGGCAGTCACAGCTCTCAGCCTCCTTACGCACAACGTCCAGCACTGAGTCCACCAGCTCAGCACCTTCAGTGTAATGGCCTTTGGCCCAGTTGTTTCCAGCCCCACTCTGACCTGCAGAAAGCAGGACAATAAGGCTAAAATATGGCTTAAGACTTAACACCTTAGAATAAGTTCTATACTGTAGTTTTGACCTATAGATCTAAAATCTCAtatattcagggtttttttaCCTTGCGTTTTCTTATTTCTCTAGATAAGCATTTTACTAGGGAAAACTAACCCTCCTGCATTCATCCACTCTTATGCTTATGAGCATAACACCTACCATGTGGTCCAGCATGTGAtacaaattaataattaaaaaattagacAATTTTTGTATTGGGTCTGAAAGAAATAAGAATTTGCCGGTTACGACTCACCGGCTATGCCAAATCTCTCGATTCCCCttgaaaacaaatatttacattgCTGCATATGACTCCAGGTTGCCAAAAGGGAATTATGCAATATGCTGACACAATATTAAATTACAGCAGTGAATGATTTAAAGACAATATAGATATAACAGTATGAGTGTGGGTACAGAAATTAGTTATCATAATTTGACAGGCTTACAGAAACTGGGcattttcttaaaatatatattcctGCCTCAGAACAACAGTGATGGAGGCAAAATTCAAAGGCAATTCAGAAATTATTTATCATCATAATCCACATAATTCTTTAGTATTATATGactgaaaaacatttcatgattagttcactaatcaccattattTAGTTCAATCTTGCAAAATGTGACAAAGGAGATAATCAAACACGGATAAAGGTCCAGCTTTGATTTTAGTCCGTTTAAATCTTTAAGGCAGcttttatatacacatctatacattttttttttttatttcatttctcacCAAAGACGAAGTTGTCTGGTCTGAAAACTTGGCCAAAAGGACCAGATCTTACAGAGTCCATGGTCCCAGGCTCCAAGTCCACGAGTACAGCCCGGGGAACATACTTCCCACCTGTGGCACCACAGTATACATTTTCACTACGGTCATTTAAGGTAGCAATTAAACCATAACCTATTTTGACACAAGTTGATGCTATGAATAGCCGGATTTACCCGTGGCTTCGTTATAATACACATTAATCCGCTCAAGCTGCAGGTCACTGTCTCCGTGGTATGTGCCGGTGGGGTCGATCCCGTGCTCATCACTGATCACCTcccaaaactaaaaaaaatatcatattacattattatagtcACCAATTACTAAACTGTAAAACTTTTAAGCTAGTCTCAGCAGATATTctgagaatttaaaaaaaaaaaaatttcaaataaTTTAAAGAATTGCCATTGTTGAACtatagattaaataaataaataaataaataaataaataaataaaggctcaGATACTAAGATATGGGCAGTGGTAACTGTATAGCACCGTTGTTGTTAAGTAACCCAATAAGTAACGCAAAAACAATTGTGTAATATTCATCCTTTAAACTTACTTTTGCACCAATTTGATTCCCACACTGACCAGCTTGCAGATGAACAATCTCcctcatttttaaaaagtgttcAATTAACAAAAACTGTAAAGTCCAAcagtctaaaacacacactcctgacacCCTCACCGACACCAGCTGAAATCTGACAGGCGGCAGCCGCTACTGGGATTTAAATACCACCAGGAGAAACGTCTTCAAACGCTATTGGCTAAACGAAACGTCAATCACTCCGTATGGCATTTTATTGGGACTCAAAAATAGGTATGACTTGTCATGAACTTTGATTGGCCACCAAAGATTGTGTTCCGTCTCCAATAGTGATGGGAATTCCGACTCGTTTTTGAGAGTCCGATAAGAGCCGACTCTTTTGACTCCCAAATGCATCGTTGCaatttatttcagtatttctgACGGTTCCTAGTGAAATCTTACTCCACTATCTAATTAACAAAAACTTTGCATTATATACTACTCATTTAGCCTAAATTAGAAAGCTCCTAATCCATCCATACAAATAGTAAATAACCCTATACTGTTATATAATCTTCAGTCACAACACTCGCCATTCACCCAAACAAAGAGCTCAGATTATGGAAAGACATTTCCATGAAGTCatttacagaaataataattttaaaaaattcaataaataaaatttaaacaaacaaataataatttaataatttaaacaaacaaatgagcGAGTCACTTGAATGAGTCGGCTCTTCAAAATGATTCTTTTATTGTGAACATTGAGAGTCGACACATTTCCCGAAGTACACATTACTAGTCTCCAAGGGTTACAGCGTTGTGAGCGCCCTTAGAAACCCCTTTTTGTTTTTGGTAACTAGATAAGTCTGTTCAGTAAACGGACGATTATTACGGATATCAGGTTATGCTAAACTAGCaaatttattgttattagttAAGGAGAGGGCATGACTGGACTCGCTCAGTGTGCTGTAGGCTTGTTACATCAGATCCAGGTTCACACTAAGAACTGTCTgctgaaatgtttaaaaaacacagTGTCATATATTTACTGCTTTAAAGTATCTATTGATTAGTGTTTCAAGCTTAAGTTATTTTCCTGACCTCAAATATTAAGGGTCCTCTTGGGCCCACCACATAGTTTGGACTTTTACAATAAGCTTGCTTCCCACCAATTTCTGCTCTAGCACACTTTTAAAACACAGACTGCATCATTTATCAATGGACAAAAATACTACAACTGCAGCTACATAAACTTTAAAGTAAACCAGTAAACTTTACATCTTACTTTCTGAAGAGAAGGGCTCTCCACTACATTATTTCCTGCCTCCACACTGAGACCTTCATTTCCAATCATGAGATGTTCTCATAAACACATATGTTTTTACATATCTATATTTATTGGCAGAGTATAATGCCAATCCAAAAGACATCACAGACTTTTCATATTGACAAGATTTctttaaagtattttatttaaagctttttaTCAACaagtgagaaataaataaaatgaatcaaaatcaaGGACTGCAGCCTTACTTCACCAGCCCATTTACACTTATTGGAAAATGTGGATACAGAACCATAAATTAAGCTTGGTTTTTGTGGTCTACCCTATGGAGAACTTTGAATAGTACCAATTTATATTTTTAGTCAAAGTCTATATATTTTTAGACAAAGATTAGACATGTCTTCACAGCCATATCTCCATGTAAGTCTGATTTGTGGGGTAAAAAAAATGGTATAAggtatattttttaaactgatCTATTTAGTGGTTTAGATATATAATTTGGAATATTCCTTTGATCATATTGTCTGACTtgcaaacaataaaaatatgtatgAGGAAGATCAAATTTATCTGTCACTTGGGCAAATGAGGTAAATCTCCAATACAATGCAGCTATGTCAGCCTGAGAGACAATGCCTTGTCCGTTATTGAAGGAGGAAACAATTATGGAAATGATTATGGAAAACTGCGGTATGAATGGAGCATATAGGAGATTGAATGAAGCCCTGGATTTGATTCAGAATTCTTTAGATGTTGACAGGACATTTATATCTATTTTCCAAGCTGAGCTTAGTCTTGAAAAAACCGAAAGAAACATTCACAAATTACTGCAGAATAAGCAGAATAAAATGCTTTGGGCCATCTTATTGGAAAGGAACAGCaccctttgttttgttttttgcccTTACTTGTACTTTTAGGTTGGTGTTTCATTTGAGTAATTCTCAATTGCATTGTGAATTACGTTGCCTGAAGCAGCAGGAAGGCTGTTACATTCATGCTTATGCAGGTGTGAGCTGAACTAGCACAAAGTAGGATAGGATTAAGAACAGCAGGATAATATCACTTGGCACAGGGCtattaatgtcattaaagaCACAGGCAATAAATATCTTTGAACATTTATCAACTCTACTGAATGCAAAATGAATGAAGGTGCATATTTGGGAGCCATGTGTCCGAATATTGACCACTGACTAGCTGGTTTGCCAGTCCCATTGTTGTAGCTACATAACCAGTATAACTAGAGGTGTGCAGAGTAGACAGACCTTATACAAGTATAAGCACAACATACTTGTTGACGGTGGACTGGCTGGCTGCTTTATGTCTCAGGAAGCCCTTGTGTCTATCACCTTCTAGCTCACCCTTTTAGGAGTTTCTTCCTTTTCTGATTAGTCTCGTCACTTGGAAgttgctcactgctgctgaggatggcccACACGGACAGCCTGGAGATATAAGGGATTGTTGTAAATAGTACCACTAAGAGAccatggctttggactgcaattaCCATAATCAGTTTTGCACTCAAatctccatcattgagcatTTTATAACTTCAACAGAAACTTTAACTTCAtgttaaaatgataataaattcaGAAATGACACTGATGCTcacctggttacacaattgcacttgactacatttatggcatatggcagatgcccttatccaaagaGACATACAAAAGTCTCTTTGAAacctctatcaatgaatacataaaTACTGGTTTGTTAgttaagtatttcaggaagaggtagtcTTCACCAATTGtctgaagacagtcagtgacttaACTGTTCGGATATCTAggggggaagttcattccaccacctaggtgccagaacagagaacaaTCTCGATGTATGCTGTTCCTCACCCTGTTTCAAGCTACACAACTGTTTCTGTTTCACTTAATGACTGTTTCACAAATGACATTGATGATCATTAGCACCTGCTTGGTATAACTGGTTAATCATAGACCTGACTCTGGTCCAACAAAATCCAAAGTGTATGAATCGAAGCTGGTTCAAAGCCAAAAGATAGtcacaccaaatactgatttgattttaatttttcttgtttgttcactttgcattttgtaaactgataaaaataaacacctaAACTATATGTTTTTGAAGACATTCTTACTTTATAGCATTTCTTCAAAAACGTTTGCACAgcactctgtgtgtatgtatatattacacattatattatattatattgtcaCTAGAACAAAAATTATTTCAATGGGATTTGTGGTCCAAATATTAACTACTGTTTTAAAAAAGTCTCAGAGCTTGGTGCATAAATAGACAGAAATTCCCTTAGGACTAAGAGTGTGACTAGAGAGCAGCTGTTAAACTGTTGGTCAATGAATGTTCAATTATGAATGTAGAGTTGTGTATTGCCTTACATTACTCTAAACCTAAACCCTACTCCCAAACTCTCTTCCTCACACAGCCCTGTACTTCGCATGCTATGAAAAATGGCTAAACCACACTTTGAATATTGAAGCTGGAGAATTTGAATGCCAGCTGTCCTGCTCATGCCTGCAGCTGAGGATAAAAGACCCATCAGGAAATCAGTTTAATCCTTTGTTTCCTCCTGAGTGATGATTATGATACGCCTAAttcatgttattattatcatctatAGTGATCATCCTGAGATCATAGATTAACAAGTAGTCCTGAACTTGATGTCGCCTGGATGGTGTAGCACTATGGGCTACTATTGTGACAAAGAGTTTGGATTGCTAAATTATTAATTGCTTAATTTATATCCACCACCTGTTTTGCAAACAGGGTTTTTAACCAGTTCTTCTTTTGAATCAATCTGTAAGGAATATAAATCATAACTGTGG
This genomic interval carries:
- the zgc:55461 gene encoding beta-tubulin family protein → MREIVHLQAGQCGNQIGAKFWEVISDEHGIDPTGTYHGDSDLQLERINVYYNEATGGKYVPRAVLVDLEPGTMDSVRSGPFGQVFRPDNFVFGQSGAGNNWAKGHYTEGAELVDSVLDVVRKEAESCDCLQGFQLTHSLGGGTGSGMGTLLISKIREEYPDRIMNTFSVVPSPKVSDTVVEPYNATLSVHQLVENTDETYCIDNEALYDICFRTLKLTTPTYGDLNHLVSATMSGVTTCLRFPGQLNADLRKLAVNMVPFPRLHFFMPGFAPLTSRGSQQYRALTVPELTQQMFDAKNMMAACDPRHGRYLTVAAVFRGRMSMKEVDEQMLNVQNKNSSYFVEWIPNNVKTAVCDIPPRGLKMAATFIGNSTAIQELFKRISEQFTAMFRRKAFLHWYTGEGMDEMEFTEAESNMNDLVSEYQQYQDATAEEEGEFEEEAEEELA